A window from Pseudomonas alloputida encodes these proteins:
- the ltrA gene encoding group II intron reverse transcriptase/maturase, translated as MKELSQQGESALSDTPQQWHDVDWRRVQRNVRGMQMRIAKACREGKWRRVKSLQRMLTRSKSARYLAVRRVTENQGSRTAGVDKQLWDTPNAKWIAVGQLKTRGYKARPLRRVYIPKSDGRERPLGIPTMTDRAMQALYMLALSPIAETQGDPNSYGFRIERCTADAMAQLFLCLSKRASACWVLDADIEGFFDNINHEWLLRNAPTDTRMLRQWLKAGVIHKGQLHATNAGTPQGGIISPTLANLALDGLETLLKEHLGVTRAKKLKVNVVRYADDFVITGTSPEVLENEVKPWVEQFLATRGLRLSLKKTRIVHIDEGFDFLGWSFRKYDGTLLIKPSKKNVKAFYSKIREAIDSHKTVRQEDLIRMLNLKLRGWALYHQPVVAKQAYSRMDYRVFIKLWRWAKRRHPNKTLDWVRKKYFRSSGDRNWVFATTVTDEAGTKREVELYTLASTPIERHKKVSGDYNPYDPTMEAMGEKLRTDRMLKQLKYRKQIGTLFSSQSGLCQLCGQPITRETGWHDHHITYRSLGGGDELGNRVLLHPNCHNQLHTRGLHVSKPAPSGSFVKA; from the coding sequence ATGAAAGAGCTCAGCCAGCAAGGTGAGTCTGCGCTTTCCGACACTCCGCAACAGTGGCACGACGTCGATTGGCGCCGAGTCCAGCGGAACGTCCGGGGAATGCAGATGCGAATTGCGAAGGCTTGTCGGGAAGGCAAATGGCGCAGAGTCAAATCTCTGCAACGGATGCTCACCCGCTCGAAGTCGGCCAGATACCTGGCTGTACGGAGAGTCACGGAAAATCAGGGGAGCCGCACGGCGGGAGTCGATAAGCAACTCTGGGATACACCCAACGCAAAATGGATTGCGGTTGGTCAGTTGAAGACGCGGGGATACAAGGCTCGGCCACTACGGCGAGTCTACATCCCAAAGTCGGACGGACGGGAACGCCCATTGGGCATACCGACCATGACGGACAGAGCCATGCAAGCGCTGTACATGCTGGCCCTGTCTCCCATCGCCGAAACCCAAGGAGATCCGAACAGCTACGGCTTTAGGATCGAACGCTGTACGGCGGATGCGATGGCGCAGTTGTTCTTGTGCCTATCCAAGCGGGCCTCGGCTTGCTGGGTATTAGACGCGGACATCGAGGGATTCTTCGACAACATCAACCACGAATGGCTATTAAGGAACGCCCCCACGGATACACGGATGCTTCGGCAGTGGTTAAAAGCTGGAGTCATTCACAAGGGGCAGCTGCACGCGACGAACGCAGGTACGCCACAGGGGGGAATTATCTCCCCAACGCTGGCAAATCTGGCACTGGACGGTCTGGAAACACTCCTCAAGGAACACTTGGGGGTGACAAGGGCGAAGAAGCTGAAGGTGAATGTGGTGCGATACGCCGACGACTTCGTAATCACCGGCACCTCCCCGGAGGTGCTGGAGAATGAAGTAAAACCTTGGGTAGAGCAGTTCCTCGCAACGCGCGGGCTGCGGCTTTCACTCAAAAAGACGCGGATCGTCCACATCGACGAAGGCTTCGACTTTCTTGGATGGAGTTTCCGGAAATACGATGGAACGTTACTGATCAAGCCGAGCAAGAAGAACGTCAAGGCGTTCTACAGCAAGATCAGAGAGGCGATCGACTCTCATAAGACGGTCAGGCAGGAGGATCTGATCCGAATGCTCAACCTGAAACTGAGAGGCTGGGCGCTGTACCACCAACCAGTAGTCGCGAAGCAGGCGTACAGCCGAATGGATTACAGGGTGTTTATCAAACTCTGGCGTTGGGCGAAAAGGCGACACCCAAACAAGACCCTAGATTGGGTGAGGAAGAAATATTTCCGATCCTCAGGCGATAGAAACTGGGTGTTCGCCACCACGGTAACTGATGAAGCTGGAACAAAACGGGAGGTCGAGCTGTACACGCTTGCGAGTACACCGATCGAGCGACATAAGAAGGTGAGTGGGGACTACAACCCCTACGACCCAACCATGGAGGCTATGGGTGAAAAACTGAGGACTGACCGGATGCTGAAACAGCTGAAATACCGGAAACAGATCGGCACCCTATTCTCCAGCCAAAGCGGTCTATGTCAGCTATGCGGGCAACCGATTACTAGGGAAACGGGGTGGCACGATCACCACATCACTTACCGCTCTCTGGGCGGTGGCGATGAACTAGGCAATCGGGTACTCTTGCACCCCAATTGTCACAACCAGCTCCACACGCGTGGTCTGCACGTGAGCAAACCGGCTCCCTCTGGGAGCTTCGTAAAGGCTTGA